CGCAACGGCCTGCGGTGCTCGGCCTACAACGGCGGCGTGGCCTGCGGAAACGTCTCGGCCGGCGTCGGCTTCTTCGTTTCCCGGGACCGTTACGAACTAATTTCCGCGGACAGCGCAGACCCCTCCGCGGCGCCGTCAGAGGCGCCAAAATCCCCGTAATCTAGCGGTTTTTCTACGCTCCATAGAATAGTGTCCTTACTCACATAACAGGTACTCTGGAACGGGCCGGTCCGCATAAAGGACTAGAGTTCCGAGAGGAGCATTGCGCCGTGTGGCTCGTTTCCGAACCAGTCGCAGGGTGCGTTTATTCCGCAGCCCGGTAACCACGATTACGTGGGGTCCGGCTGTACAGAAACTACTTCGACGTAGAAGGACACTAAACCGTGGACCTGTTTGAATATCAGGCGCGCGATATGTTCGAGGCGCACGGTGTACCCGTGCTTGCTGGCATCGTGGCGCACACCCCTGAAGAAGCAAAGGCAGCTGCCGAGAAGATCGGCGGCGTAACTGTCGTCAAGGCACAGGTTAAGGTCGGTGGCCGCGGCAAGGCCGGCGGCGTTAAGGTCGCAAAGACCGCCGACGAGGCGCTGGAGCACTCCACCAACATCCTGGGCATGGACATCAAGGGCCACACGGTCAACAAGGTCATGATCGCCCAGGGCGCGGACATCGCCGAGGAATACTACTTCTCCGTTCTGCTGGACCGGGCCAACCGCAACTACCTGGCCATGTGCTCGGTTGAAGGCGGCATGGAAATCGAACAGCTCGCCGTCGAACGCCCCGACGCACTGGCAAAGGTCGCCATCGATCCCGCAGTGGGAATCGACCAGGCCAAGGCCGACGAAATCGTTGCCGCTGCCGGCTTCGCTGAGGAACTGCGCGGCAAAGTCGCCGACGTCATCCTGAAGCTCTGGGACGTTTTCAAGAAGGAAGACGCCACCCTGGTGGAGGTCAACCCGCTCGTCAAGACCGGCGCCGGAGACATCGTTGCCCTTGACGGCAAGGTGACCCTGGACGAGAACGCCGACTTCCGGCACGCCAAGCACGCACTCCTGGAAGACAAGGACGCTGCTGATCCGCTCGAGGCCAAGGCCAAGGCGCAGGACCTGAACTACGTCAAGCTGGACGGCGAAGTCGGCATCATCGGCAACGGCGCCGGTCTGGTCATGTCCACCCTGGACGTCGTTGCCTACGCCGGTGAAAACCACGGCAACGTCAAGCCGGCCAACTTCCTGGACATCGGCGGCGGAGCCTCCGCCGAGGTCATGGCAGCCGGCCTGGACGTCATCCTGGGCGACGAGCAGGTCAAGTCCGTGTTCGTCAACGTCTTCGGCGGAATCACCGCGTGCGACGCCGTGGCCAAGGGCATCGTCGGAGCATTGGCCGAGCTGGGCCACTCCGCGAACAAGCCGCTGGTCGTCCGCCTCGACGGCAACAACGTCGAGGAAGGCCGCCGCATCCTGGCCGAGGCCAACCACCCGCTGGTTACCCTGGCCGCCACCATGGACGAGGGCGCCGACAAGGCCGCCGAGCTCGCCAACGCAGCTAAGTAAGGGACGCACCATGTCTATCTATCTGAACAAGGACTCCAAGGTCATCGTCCAGGGCATCACCGGCGGCGAAGGCACCAAGCACACCGCCCTGATGCTCAAGGCCGGCACCAACATTGTGGGCGGCGTCAACGCCCGCAAGGCCGGCACCACGGTCCTGCACGGCGATAATGAAATCACCGTTTTCGGCACCGTCAAGGAAGCCATGGCCGAGACCGGCGCCGACGTCTCCATCGTCTTCGTGCCGCCGGCCTTCACCAAGGATGCCGTCGTTGAAGCCATCGAGGCCGGCATCGGCCTGGTCGTCGTCATCACCGAAGGCGTGCCGGTCCAGGACTCCGCCGAGTTCTGGGCCCTGGCCCAGTCCAAGGTCGACGCCAACGGCAAGCAGGTCACCCGCATCATCGGACCGAACTGCCCCGGCATCATCACCCCGGGCGAAGCCCTGGTAGGCATCACCCCGGCCAACATCACGGGCAAGGGCCCCATCGGCCTCGTCTCCAAGTCGGGCACCCTGACCTACCAGATGATGTACGAACTGCGCGACCTTGGCTTCTCCACCGCCATCGGCATCGGCGGCGACCCCGTCATCGGCACCACGCACATCGATGCTCTCGAAGCCTTCGAAGCTGACCCGGAGACCAAGGCGATCGTGATGATCGGCGAAATCGGCGGCGACGCTGAAGAGCGCGCCGCGGACTACATCAAGGCCCACGTCACGAAGCCGGTTGTCGGCTACGTCGCAGGCTTCACCGCTCCGGAAGGCAAGACCATGGGCCACGCAGGCGCCATCGTCTCGGGTTCCGCGGGCACTGCGCAGGCCAAGAAGGAAGCCCTCGAGGCTGCCGGCGTCAAGGTCGGCAAGACGCCGTCCGAGACCGCCAAGCTGCTGCGCGAGGTTTACGCAACCCTCTAGGCTACTAAGCAGCACCGCAACGCGGGGTCACGCCGCCGTCCTTCGGGACGGCCGGGTGGCCCCGCGTTTTTTGGTTAATGCCCGACGTCGGTCGGTCACCCGCCCCGGGCAAGTGGCCGGTCGACGTCGTACGTTTGCGGCCTAGACTTTGGCGCCGCTGAGGAGCTCGTCGAGCCGCTCATAGCCTTCAGTCAGTCCGCCTTCCATTCCGGACGTAGCCATGCCGTCGCGGGCCTCCATGCTCGGATAGACCGAGTGGGCCGTCAGCCGGGTGCGCCCGCCGCCGAGGTCCACGAAGGTCAGGAACTCGATGCTGACCACGTCCGGGTAGCCGTCGAATTCGAAAGTCTGGATGGCGAAGTCGTTTTCCCGGACAGTGTGGAAGACGCCGTTGAAGCCATAGCTTTCGCCGTCGGGCGCGGTGTGCGTGTAACGGTAGCTCCCGCCGGTCCGGAAGTCGTAGTGGTCCACGTCCATCTTCAGCCTTCGCGGTCCAAGCCACTGGGCGACGAGTTCGGGCTCCTTGTGGGCGCGGAAGACATCCGCCACGGGGAAATCGAACTCCCGCTCGAAGTCAATGAAGGGCAGGCCCTCCGGAACGGAGACTTTCAGGGCGTTGGTCATGATGGGTCCTTTGCCTCTGCGCCGCGTGAGGCGGCGTTTGATTGGAGCACGGCGTCGAGGCTGCGGAACTGCCTCTCGCGGACCAGCCGGTACTGGTCGATCCATGCGGTGAGTGCCTCCAGCCGTGCAGGGTTCAGGTGGACGGGCCGACGCTGGGCGTCACGCGTGCGGGTGACCAGCTGCGCCTGCTCGAGGACCTGGATGTGCTTCGAGACCGCCTGTTTGGTGATCGCGAAGGGTTCCGCCAGTTCGTTTACGGTTGCCGGGCCGCGGCTGAGCCGGGCGATGATGCGGCGGCGAACCGGGTCGGCGAGGGCGAGGAAGGCCGCGTCGAGCAGTTCGTCGTCGCCGGTATCCATGGCCCGCCTATCACCCCGTCCCGCCATCCGCTGCTGATCAATTAATTCGTTTATCAACCATTCGGTTGTTTAAGGCTACTCCCGGCCTGGACTGCCGGCAAGGGGCTTTCCGGGAGATACCTCGTTAGAGCGTTTCACAGTTTGCTAGCAGGTCAGGACAAACTATCGAAAGAGCTAAGGTGCCGCTGGCGCGAATCGACGTCAATGAGGGTCGCAGCCCCGAGGGCCTGCGCCGGCTCAGCCGGGGGCTCCATAATGCGGTCCTGGCTGAGTGCGGGATTCCGGAGCGTGACTACTTCCACATCATCGCGGAACATCCCCGCGGGCAGATCTTTGCCCAGGATGCGGAGCTGGGGGTGTCCGGCGAGGATGTATTCATCGGTTATGTGGAGAAATGCCGCCGGTGACTGGTCGTTCGGGTTCGGGGGCGCAGTGCGAGCTGGCGGTTCCGCGGAAATGATTCCGGGTTGAGGGTGATTTCCTGAGGCCCCAATGGGACAAATTTTCCCGGGTATGCCAAGTTGTAAATATGTCAGTACAAACCTTTGACAGGACAATAATTCTAGGGCAAAGTAGTGGTTGTGGCCCCGCTCACGGGGGTCCGCCAGGAACCGGAGCTCTGTCTGTTCAGAAGTGCAGAGTTCAAACCAGAAAGGTCCTCGATCACCGTGACCCACGAATTGCTCACGATCGGGCGCATCAGCGTTGATATCTACCCGAACGACATCGGGGTTGATCTGGAGGACGTCACGTCCTTCGGAAAGTACCTCGGTGGATCACCGTCCAACGTGGCCGTTGCTGCTGCCCGGCATGGCCGCCGGACCGGAGTGATCACCCGCACCGGCGAGGACGCCTTCGGAAAATACCTGCACCGTGAACTGCGCAAGTTCAACGTGGACGACACCTTCGTGACGTCGGTGAAGGAATGGCCTACCGCGGTCACGTT
Above is a window of Arthrobacter sp. FB24 DNA encoding:
- the sucC gene encoding ADP-forming succinate--CoA ligase subunit beta translates to MDLFEYQARDMFEAHGVPVLAGIVAHTPEEAKAAAEKIGGVTVVKAQVKVGGRGKAGGVKVAKTADEALEHSTNILGMDIKGHTVNKVMIAQGADIAEEYYFSVLLDRANRNYLAMCSVEGGMEIEQLAVERPDALAKVAIDPAVGIDQAKADEIVAAAGFAEELRGKVADVILKLWDVFKKEDATLVEVNPLVKTGAGDIVALDGKVTLDENADFRHAKHALLEDKDAADPLEAKAKAQDLNYVKLDGEVGIIGNGAGLVMSTLDVVAYAGENHGNVKPANFLDIGGGASAEVMAAGLDVILGDEQVKSVFVNVFGGITACDAVAKGIVGALAELGHSANKPLVVRLDGNNVEEGRRILAEANHPLVTLAATMDEGADKAAELANAAK
- the sucD gene encoding succinate--CoA ligase subunit alpha — protein: MSIYLNKDSKVIVQGITGGEGTKHTALMLKAGTNIVGGVNARKAGTTVLHGDNEITVFGTVKEAMAETGADVSIVFVPPAFTKDAVVEAIEAGIGLVVVITEGVPVQDSAEFWALAQSKVDANGKQVTRIIGPNCPGIITPGEALVGITPANITGKGPIGLVSKSGTLTYQMMYELRDLGFSTAIGIGGDPVIGTTHIDALEAFEADPETKAIVMIGEIGGDAEERAADYIKAHVTKPVVGYVAGFTAPEGKTMGHAGAIVSGSAGTAQAKKEALEAAGVKVGKTPSETAKLLREVYATL
- a CDS encoding SRPBCC family protein yields the protein MTNALKVSVPEGLPFIDFEREFDFPVADVFRAHKEPELVAQWLGPRRLKMDVDHYDFRTGGSYRYTHTAPDGESYGFNGVFHTVRENDFAIQTFEFDGYPDVVSIEFLTFVDLGGGRTRLTAHSVYPSMEARDGMATSGMEGGLTEGYERLDELLSGAKV
- a CDS encoding ArsR/SmtB family transcription factor, producing the protein MDTGDDELLDAAFLALADPVRRRIIARLSRGPATVNELAEPFAITKQAVSKHIQVLEQAQLVTRTRDAQRRPVHLNPARLEALTAWIDQYRLVRERQFRSLDAVLQSNAASRGAEAKDPS
- a CDS encoding tautomerase family protein — its product is MPLARIDVNEGRSPEGLRRLSRGLHNAVLAECGIPERDYFHIIAEHPRGQIFAQDAELGVSGEDVFIGYVEKCRR